One genomic window of Tatumella citrea includes the following:
- the solA gene encoding N-methyl-L-tryptophan oxidase: MIYDLIIAGSGSAGAAAGYYASQAGLKVLMIDAHHPPHTEGSHHGKSRLIRYAYGEGEKYLPLLLRCQTLWQEFEQHAGVKILHPCGVLNAGPQGSEFMNNILQSAERWSLNTETLTAAAAQQRWPEITLPEHFQVVFETDAGYLDAEPAIEHWVRLAREQGCGQLFNCPVSAVTQQDNLQKVQTADGEYFAKKLLISCGTRVQSLLPSLPVMPTRKVFAWFQADGRYSENNHFPGFSIELDDGSQYYGFPAQDNALKVGRHDGGQPLSLDQPRPAFGSEASDGSECFRFLRQCLPGVGGCLYGESCSYDMSPDEDFIIDTLPGNPGCLVITGLSGHGFKFAPLFGEIASQFAAGQPLPDNLSPFSLSRFNG, translated from the coding sequence ATGATTTACGATTTAATAATTGCCGGCAGCGGGTCTGCCGGAGCGGCGGCAGGTTATTATGCCAGCCAGGCAGGGCTGAAAGTGCTAATGATCGACGCTCATCATCCTCCTCACACTGAAGGATCACATCACGGCAAAAGCCGGCTGATTCGTTATGCCTATGGCGAAGGTGAAAAATATTTACCTCTGCTGCTGCGATGCCAGACATTGTGGCAGGAATTCGAGCAACACGCCGGGGTGAAAATCCTGCATCCCTGTGGCGTACTGAATGCCGGACCACAGGGTTCTGAGTTTATGAATAATATCCTGCAAAGCGCTGAACGCTGGTCACTAAATACCGAAACACTTACCGCTGCCGCAGCACAACAACGCTGGCCGGAAATTACCCTGCCAGAGCATTTTCAGGTGGTATTTGAAACAGATGCCGGTTACCTGGACGCTGAGCCTGCCATCGAACACTGGGTGCGTTTAGCCCGCGAACAAGGTTGTGGTCAGTTGTTTAACTGTCCTGTCAGTGCGGTCACCCAGCAGGATAATCTGCAAAAGGTTCAGACCGCTGACGGAGAATACTTTGCAAAAAAACTACTGATCAGTTGCGGTACCCGCGTACAAAGCTTGCTCCCTTCATTACCGGTAATGCCGACCCGTAAAGTCTTTGCCTGGTTTCAGGCAGATGGCCGCTACAGTGAAAATAACCATTTCCCGGGCTTTAGTATTGAGCTGGATGATGGCAGCCAGTATTACGGTTTTCCTGCACAGGACAACGCCCTGAAAGTAGGTCGCCACGATGGCGGACAACCATTGTCACTGGATCAACCACGCCCGGCATTTGGTAGTGAGGCCAGCGATGGCAGCGAATGTTTTCGCTTTCTGCGGCAATGCCTGCCGGGAGTTGGTGGTTGTCTGTATGGTGAATCGTGCAGTTACGATATGTCACCGGATGAGGACTTTATTATTGATACGCTGCCGGGAAACCCTGGCTGCCTGGTCATTACAGGGCTGAGCGGACATGGTTTCAAATTTGCGCCATTATTTGGTGAAATTGCCAGCCAGTTTGCTGCCGGACAGCCACTGCCAGACAACCTGTCGCCTTTCTCACTGAGCCGCTTTAACGGCTAA
- the bssS gene encoding biofilm formation regulator BssS, translating to MDRENDVIQTHSLVGWDISTVDVYDAMMIRLHSLSSLQQKEEEADIGPTYWLTTDVARQFISILEAGIAKIESAENRTGQPSRH from the coding sequence ATGGATAGAGAGAACGATGTTATTCAGACCCATTCATTGGTCGGCTGGGATATTAGTACTGTCGATGTCTATGATGCGATGATGATTCGCCTGCATTCACTGTCTTCGTTACAACAGAAGGAAGAAGAAGCGGATATCGGACCGACATACTGGTTAACCACCGACGTTGCACGACAGTTTATATCGATACTTGAAGCCGGTATCGCCAAGATAGAATCCGCAGAAAACCGGACCGGGCAACCTTCCCGACATTAA